The Terriglobus sp. RCC_193 genome contains a region encoding:
- the asd gene encoding aspartate-semialdehyde dehydrogenase, translated as MERRKVGILGATGTVGQRFIQLLEAHPWFEITWVAASDRSAGKRYADAAKWKLDTPMPARIADLVLQPNTPAANTGNVPKIIFAALDSDIAQELEPLFADAGCAVISNSSAFRMTPDVPLVVPEVNADHLPLLTKQAAYTSASGGYIVTNPNCSAIGLVLALKPLEERFGIESLFVSTMQAVSGAGYPGVPSLDILGNVVPFIKNEEEKLQEEVGKLLGKFNGNGIDMLPAKVSAHCNRVAVIDGHTECVSIKFKKPVTREEILAAWSEFQPLAQHHLPTAPVQPVIFTDAPDRPQPRFDVGAGNGMSTTVGRLRECPLLDWKFVLLSHNTLRGAAGAAVLNAEVLAKMDLLPGKHLHTQTGAGLAENVLVNA; from the coding sequence ATGGAACGTCGCAAGGTGGGGATTCTCGGCGCGACCGGTACCGTCGGCCAGCGCTTTATTCAACTTCTGGAAGCACACCCGTGGTTTGAGATCACGTGGGTTGCGGCAAGCGATCGTTCGGCGGGTAAACGCTACGCCGACGCCGCCAAATGGAAGCTGGACACCCCCATGCCCGCACGCATTGCAGACCTGGTGCTGCAGCCGAACACGCCTGCCGCCAACACCGGCAACGTGCCGAAGATCATCTTCGCCGCGCTGGACAGTGACATTGCGCAGGAACTGGAACCGCTGTTTGCGGATGCGGGATGCGCCGTCATCTCCAACTCGTCGGCCTTCCGCATGACGCCGGATGTGCCGCTGGTTGTGCCGGAGGTCAACGCAGATCATCTGCCACTGCTGACGAAGCAGGCTGCTTATACCTCTGCAAGTGGCGGCTACATTGTCACCAACCCCAACTGCTCTGCCATTGGCCTTGTGCTTGCGCTGAAGCCGCTGGAAGAGCGCTTCGGTATTGAGTCGCTCTTTGTCAGCACCATGCAGGCCGTCAGCGGAGCGGGTTATCCTGGCGTACCTTCGCTGGACATCCTGGGCAACGTGGTTCCCTTCATCAAGAACGAAGAGGAAAAGCTGCAGGAGGAAGTGGGCAAGCTGCTGGGCAAGTTCAACGGCAATGGCATTGACATGTTGCCCGCGAAGGTTAGCGCGCACTGCAATCGCGTTGCCGTCATCGATGGCCACACGGAGTGCGTCTCCATCAAGTTCAAGAAGCCGGTCACACGCGAGGAAATCCTTGCTGCATGGAGCGAGTTCCAGCCGCTGGCGCAGCATCATCTGCCCACTGCGCCTGTGCAGCCGGTGATCTTTACCGACGCGCCGGATCGTCCGCAGCCACGCTTTGACGTGGGTGCAGGCAACGGCATGAGCACCACCGTGGGCCGTCTGCGCGAGTGCCCACTACTGGACTGGAAGTTTGTCCTGCTGAGCCACAACACGCTGCGCGGAGCCGCAGGAGCCGCTGTGCTGAACGCGGAAGTCCTCGCAAAGATGGACCTGTTGCCGGGCAAGCATCTGCATACCCAGACCGGCGCAGGGCTGGCCGAGAATGTGTTGGTGAACGCATGA
- the nrdR gene encoding transcriptional regulator NrdR, whose product MKCPFCGWAQDKVVDSRESKEADSIRRRRECEKCNKRFTTYERIDEIPYMVVKKDGRREKFDRQKVLNGLLHACQKRPVPTGRLGKIVDETEAYVVDSPERERTTVEVGELIMSRLKEIDTVAYIRFASVYRDFKDVREFKAELEELLGSRLRKTSPGI is encoded by the coding sequence ATGAAGTGTCCGTTTTGCGGCTGGGCTCAGGATAAAGTCGTTGATTCACGCGAGAGCAAGGAGGCGGATAGCATCCGTCGCCGCCGCGAGTGTGAGAAGTGCAACAAGCGCTTCACCACCTATGAACGCATCGACGAAATTCCGTACATGGTGGTCAAGAAAGACGGCCGCCGCGAGAAATTCGACCGGCAGAAGGTACTGAACGGCCTGCTGCACGCCTGCCAGAAACGCCCCGTCCCCACAGGCAGGCTGGGCAAAATCGTGGATGAAACGGAAGCCTACGTGGTGGATTCGCCGGAGCGCGAACGCACCACCGTGGAGGTTGGCGAACTGATCATGTCGCGACTGAAAGAGATTGACACGGTCGCCTATATCCGCTTCGCCAGCGTCTACCGCGACTTCAAGGATGTGCGCGAATTCAAGGCCGAACTGGAAGAACTACTGGGATCGAGGCTCCGCAAGACCTCCCCGGGAATATAA
- a CDS encoding lysylphosphatidylglycerol synthase transmembrane domain-containing protein has protein sequence MNKRRIALWTVILLIAAFLFWKIHQSHFDWHAFWLASRQVNLPLFLLATLMVYSNSVARAVRWTLFLKPSLPPEERKPWWTLLGAQFIGFAGLAIFGRVGELIRPYLVSRRIGLSFSSQIAVVAVERIFDLAAFGILFAGNLILSPQLNALPYHELFHKLGWVIAAMIAVLAAFVVAVRMAGEFMARLIRHIVGILSKPAGQSAEAKVLEFRNGLNVVGSTSDFIGMIVCSFALWGTIAITYVLTMKAFPAPVHNLTIAHCLLLMGFSAVGGIVTLPGVGGGAQALTFGALTRLFGVPAELAASVAIITYFVTSINVILPGLIYARVESVNLRTVARESAQKS, from the coding sequence TCGCTCTCTGGACGGTCATCCTTCTCATTGCAGCATTTCTGTTCTGGAAGATTCACCAGTCGCACTTTGACTGGCATGCGTTCTGGCTGGCCAGCCGCCAGGTGAATCTGCCGCTGTTCCTGCTGGCAACGCTGATGGTTTACAGCAATTCCGTTGCGCGCGCCGTTCGGTGGACACTCTTCCTGAAGCCGTCGCTGCCACCGGAAGAACGGAAGCCGTGGTGGACGCTCCTTGGTGCACAGTTCATCGGATTTGCAGGCCTCGCCATCTTCGGGCGCGTGGGTGAACTGATTCGCCCCTATCTCGTCAGCCGACGAATTGGCCTGTCGTTTTCTTCGCAGATTGCCGTCGTAGCCGTGGAGCGCATCTTTGATCTTGCCGCCTTCGGCATTCTCTTTGCCGGAAATCTCATCCTCAGCCCGCAACTGAACGCTTTGCCCTACCACGAGCTGTTTCACAAGCTGGGATGGGTCATTGCCGCCATGATTGCCGTGCTGGCCGCCTTTGTCGTCGCCGTTCGTATGGCCGGCGAATTCATGGCGCGGCTGATCCGTCACATCGTTGGCATCCTCTCCAAACCGGCCGGACAAAGCGCGGAAGCCAAGGTGCTGGAGTTTCGCAACGGTCTGAACGTAGTTGGCAGCACGAGTGACTTCATCGGCATGATCGTGTGCAGCTTTGCATTGTGGGGAACCATTGCGATTACCTACGTGCTTACCATGAAGGCATTTCCTGCTCCGGTGCACAACCTGACCATTGCCCACTGCCTGCTGCTGATGGGTTTCAGTGCGGTGGGCGGCATTGTGACGCTGCCGGGTGTCGGCGGCGGGGCGCAGGCACTCACCTTCGGTGCGCTGACTCGCCTGTTTGGTGTTCCGGCGGAGCTGGCTGCAAGCGTCGCCATCATCACTTACTTTGTGACCTCGATCAACGTGATTCTGCCCGGACTGATCTATGCCCGCGTGGAAAGCGTGAACCTTCGCACCGTGGCCCGTGAAAGCGCACAGAAATCATGA